A single window of Methylomarinum sp. Ch1-1 DNA harbors:
- the nadB gene encoding L-aspartate oxidase, which translates to MQSQQNYDVLIIGSGGAGLSLALKLADKTRVGVLSKFALTEGSTYYAQGGISAVFDEQDSLESHIEDTLIAGAGLCDPEIVRLTVSKGRQSIEWLREQGVTFTEEQTANGTRQLHLNREGGHSHRRIVHTADATGKAVSLSLIERAQEHPNIDLLEYHNVIELITAKKLGEPKQAIRGAYVLDAKAGQIKSIAAKIIVLATGGASKVYLYSTNPHISTGDGIALAWRAGCRVSNMEFMQFHPTCLYHPSARSFLISEAVRGEGARLILPDGSPFMQKYDERLELAPRDIVARAIDSEIKKHGIDCVYLDISHKPKEFIEQHFPNIYRQCLALDIDISKQPIPVVPAAHYTCGGIVTDSHAHTDIPGLYAVGEVACTGLHGANRMASNSLLECLVFAERANEDIRRIIDSLPAPVMLPTWDESQVSDSDEEVVIAHNWDELRRFMWDYVGIVRTTKRLSRAMHRLNLLKEEIAEYYGSFRVSSDLLELRNLVTVAELIIRCAQQRKESRGLHYTRDYPQPDDSHPPQNTVLTPDSYHSPPNHRT; encoded by the coding sequence ATTCAGTCCCAACAAAATTACGATGTCCTCATCATTGGCAGCGGCGGCGCCGGCCTCAGCCTAGCCTTAAAGCTGGCGGATAAAACCCGCGTTGGCGTGCTGTCTAAATTCGCCCTGACCGAAGGCAGCACTTATTACGCCCAAGGCGGCATTTCCGCCGTTTTTGACGAGCAGGATTCGCTGGAATCTCATATAGAAGATACCTTAATCGCAGGAGCTGGCCTTTGCGACCCGGAAATCGTTAGACTGACTGTTTCAAAAGGTCGACAAAGCATTGAATGGTTGCGCGAGCAAGGCGTCACGTTCACCGAAGAACAAACCGCAAACGGCACCCGACAGTTACACTTAAACCGCGAAGGCGGCCATTCGCATAGACGAATTGTACATACTGCTGACGCCACAGGCAAAGCCGTTTCATTATCCCTGATCGAACGGGCGCAGGAACACCCGAATATCGATCTGCTGGAATACCACAATGTCATCGAGTTGATCACTGCGAAGAAGCTAGGCGAACCCAAACAGGCTATACGCGGCGCCTATGTGCTAGACGCCAAGGCCGGCCAGATCAAATCGATCGCCGCCAAGATTATCGTGTTGGCCACCGGCGGCGCCAGCAAGGTTTATCTGTATTCGACCAATCCGCATATTTCGACAGGTGACGGCATCGCCCTGGCCTGGCGAGCCGGCTGCAGAGTCAGCAACATGGAATTCATGCAGTTTCATCCCACTTGCCTTTATCATCCCAGCGCCCGCTCCTTCCTGATCAGCGAGGCAGTGCGCGGCGAAGGCGCGCGCTTGATATTGCCGGACGGCTCGCCGTTCATGCAAAAATATGACGAGCGTCTGGAACTGGCCCCGCGTGATATCGTCGCCCGAGCTATCGACAGCGAGATCAAAAAGCATGGCATCGACTGTGTTTATCTAGACATCAGTCACAAGCCCAAGGAATTCATTGAACAACACTTCCCCAATATTTATCGCCAATGTTTGGCGCTGGATATCGATATCAGCAAGCAACCGATACCGGTGGTGCCGGCGGCCCATTACACCTGCGGCGGTATTGTCACCGACAGTCACGCCCACACCGACATTCCCGGCCTTTATGCCGTCGGCGAGGTCGCCTGCACAGGTCTGCACGGCGCCAATCGCATGGCCAGCAACTCCTTATTGGAATGTCTGGTATTCGCCGAACGCGCCAACGAGGATATCAGACGCATTATCGACTCATTGCCCGCCCCCGTCATGCTACCGACCTGGGATGAATCCCAGGTCAGCGATTCCGACGAGGAAGTCGTAATCGCCCATAACTGGGATGAATTACGCCGCTTCATGTGGGATTACGTCGGCATCGTCCGCACCACCAAGCGCTTGAGCCGAGCCATGCACAGGCTGAACCTATTAAAAGAAGAAATCGCCGAATACTATGGCAGCTTCCGCGTCAGCAGCGACCTGTTGGAACTGCGCAACCTAGTCACGGTCGCCGAATTGATTATTCGCTGCGCCCAACAGCGCAAAGAAAGCCGCGGCCTGCACTACACCCGTGATTATCCGCAACCCGACGACAGTCATCCCCCGCAAAACACCGTACTGACGCCGGACAGCTATCACTCACCCCCTAACCACCGCACTTGA
- a CDS encoding NUDIX hydrolase: MTKPVTPLLAADTLIELPDQPGRPLVLIERANPPYGWALPGGFVDLGETMEQAAVREAKEETGLSVELSALLGLYSNPARDPRNHTVTAVYVAQAHGQPVAADDAKHCAIFTLDDLPNELAFDHALVLADYRRFRESGRIAPLR, encoded by the coding sequence ATGACGAAACCCGTAACCCCTCTGCTAGCCGCCGATACCTTGATTGAGTTGCCGGACCAACCCGGCCGCCCCTTGGTACTGATTGAGCGCGCCAACCCGCCTTACGGCTGGGCGTTGCCGGGCGGCTTTGTCGACCTGGGTGAAACCATGGAACAGGCAGCCGTCCGCGAGGCCAAGGAGGAAACCGGCCTGAGCGTGGAATTATCCGCGTTGCTGGGACTTTATTCCAACCCGGCCAGAGATCCCCGCAATCATACCGTCACCGCCGTTTATGTCGCCCAGGCGCATGGCCAGCCGGTAGCGGCCGATGACGCCAAGCATTGCGCCATTTTCACCTTGGACGACCTGCCGAATGAACTGGCCTTTGATCATGCCCTGGTGCTGGCCGATTATCGCCGTTTCCGCGAAAGCGGACGCATTGCCCCATTGCGTTGA
- a CDS encoding response regulator has protein sequence MHSVNISDLSILLIEPSKTQLKVIVKHLNEQGVSRIDGVATGEAALEKLTRHQCDLVISSLYLPDMMATELVDRVKNTEAFKEIPFMLISSETRFAVLDEIRQAGVVAILPKPFDRADLKRALRATIDFIDPREMELEHYDVESIRVLVVDDSNLARKHITRVLSNMGIRQIHQAADGKEALQIFEQAQQSFDLIVTDYNMPEMDGRELIQAIRDELHNAYIPILMVTSEQNEARLSNIQRAGVSAICDKPFEPQTVKEMLYRVLEEG, from the coding sequence ATGCATTCCGTCAACATTTCAGATTTGTCTATATTGCTCATTGAACCCTCTAAAACCCAGTTGAAGGTGATCGTTAAACATCTAAACGAGCAGGGGGTGAGCCGTATCGATGGCGTTGCAACAGGCGAAGCCGCGCTTGAGAAATTAACGCGACACCAGTGCGATCTGGTGATCAGCAGCCTGTATTTGCCTGATATGATGGCTACGGAGCTGGTTGACCGTGTTAAGAATACCGAAGCATTCAAAGAAATACCGTTTATGTTGATTTCCAGCGAGACTCGATTTGCGGTGTTGGACGAAATTCGTCAAGCCGGGGTGGTTGCGATTCTGCCGAAACCCTTCGACCGAGCCGATTTAAAACGGGCGCTGCGGGCGACGATCGATTTTATCGATCCTCGGGAAATGGAATTGGAGCATTATGATGTCGAGAGCATTCGGGTGTTGGTCGTCGATGACAGCAATCTAGCCAGAAAACATATTACCCGCGTGCTAAGTAACATGGGCATCAGGCAGATCCATCAGGCCGCCGATGGCAAAGAAGCCTTGCAAATATTCGAGCAGGCGCAGCAATCGTTTGATTTGATCGTGACCGACTACAATATGCCGGAAATGGATGGTCGGGAATTGATCCAAGCGATACGCGACGAATTACACAATGCCTATATTCCGATACTGATGGTGACCAGCGAACAGAACGAGGCCCGTTTAAGCAATATCCAGCGAGCAGGGGTTTCCGCGATCTGTGATAAGCCTTTCGAGCCTCAAACCGTGAAGGAAATGTTATATCGGGTGTTGGAAGAAGGATGA
- a CDS encoding c-type cytochrome yields MIRQKCRRRVIVMGVSLLTACHGEIRQQGPGLGRPASEAMVKNWNIDVFPDGVGLPEGRGSAMEGNVVYQRHCQQCHGVEGSGDSADELAGALHGLTDEPPDKTIGTYWPYATTLFDFTRRAMPLTAPGSLTNDQLYAVTAYLLYLNGIIQEREVMNAATLANVKMPNRHGFINHYQQEK; encoded by the coding sequence ATGATTAGGCAAAAGTGCAGGCGACGCGTCATCGTGATGGGGGTATCGCTTTTGACTGCTTGCCATGGCGAAATCAGGCAGCAAGGTCCCGGCTTAGGTCGGCCGGCGTCGGAAGCGATGGTTAAAAACTGGAATATCGATGTTTTCCCGGACGGCGTCGGCTTGCCCGAGGGGCGGGGCAGCGCGATGGAAGGCAATGTGGTTTATCAACGCCATTGTCAGCAATGTCACGGTGTCGAAGGGAGTGGCGACAGCGCCGATGAGCTGGCGGGCGCGCTGCATGGCTTGACTGATGAGCCTCCGGATAAGACGATCGGCACTTATTGGCCTTATGCGACGACGCTATTTGATTTCACTCGCCGCGCCATGCCATTAACTGCGCCCGGCAGTTTGACGAACGATCAGTTATACGCCGTCACCGCTTATCTACTCTATTTAAATGGCATTATTCAGGAGCGCGAGGTGATGAACGCAGCCACGCTGGCAAACGTTAAAATGCCGAATCGACACGGTTTCATCAATCATTATCAACAAGAAAAATAA
- the soxC gene encoding sulfite dehydrogenase, with the protein MDSSELKPIAGGGLLDRRLFMQKGLCFSLAAMAAGSSEASMSSSQRLPWMREPGKAFSNYGQPSPYERRTIRWTMGNEMAPGNGVSWTPLHDLEGMITPNGLHFERHHNGVPQIDPQQHQLLIHGLVRQALVFDLQDLLRYPMTSCLCFVECGGNSNAGWHRRPIQTAAGYFHGMASCSEWTGVPLRILLEEAKVKGGGKWMIAEGADAAAMNISIPLEKAFDDCILALYQNGERIRPENGYPLRLIVPGWEGVVNVKWLRRLHITNRPTMARNETAKYTDLLPSGKARQFSFVMDAKSLITSPSFGQRLLEPGLYQISGLAWSGRGRIARVEVSADGGESWAEAELQAPVLAKCFTRFRIPWQWEGDNTVIKSRAVDESGYVQPEREALIARRGRHGYFHYNAIVSWKISAQGDISHVY; encoded by the coding sequence GTGGACAGCAGTGAATTAAAGCCCATTGCTGGCGGCGGGCTGTTGGACCGTCGTTTGTTTATGCAAAAAGGGCTTTGTTTTTCGTTAGCGGCGATGGCTGCTGGGTCATCTGAGGCTTCAATGTCTTCAAGTCAGCGTTTGCCCTGGATGCGCGAGCCGGGGAAGGCGTTTTCCAATTACGGACAGCCTTCGCCGTATGAAAGACGGACGATACGCTGGACGATGGGCAATGAGATGGCGCCAGGCAACGGTGTGTCGTGGACTCCTTTGCATGATCTGGAGGGCATGATTACTCCGAACGGTTTGCATTTTGAGCGCCATCATAACGGAGTGCCGCAAATCGATCCGCAACAACATCAGTTGTTGATACATGGTTTGGTGAGACAGGCCTTGGTCTTTGATTTACAGGATTTATTACGTTATCCGATGACATCCTGTTTGTGTTTTGTTGAATGTGGCGGCAACAGTAATGCCGGCTGGCATCGTCGTCCTATTCAGACGGCGGCGGGGTATTTTCATGGCATGGCGTCATGCAGCGAATGGACCGGTGTGCCGCTGCGCATTTTGCTGGAAGAAGCGAAAGTCAAAGGCGGTGGCAAGTGGATGATTGCAGAAGGCGCCGATGCGGCGGCGATGAATATCAGCATTCCTCTGGAGAAAGCCTTCGATGATTGCATTCTGGCCTTGTATCAGAATGGTGAGCGCATTCGCCCGGAGAACGGTTACCCATTACGCTTGATCGTGCCCGGCTGGGAGGGCGTCGTCAATGTCAAGTGGTTAAGGCGCCTGCATATCACCAACCGGCCTACGATGGCGCGTAATGAAACGGCCAAATATACCGATTTGTTACCTAGTGGCAAGGCGCGGCAGTTCAGTTTTGTCATGGACGCCAAGTCGTTGATTACCAGTCCTTCATTCGGACAACGGCTGTTGGAACCGGGGCTTTATCAAATCAGTGGATTGGCTTGGAGCGGCAGAGGTCGAATTGCCAGGGTCGAAGTTTCCGCGGATGGCGGCGAAAGCTGGGCTGAAGCGGAGTTGCAGGCGCCGGTGTTGGCGAAATGTTTTACACGGTTCAGAATTCCCTGGCAATGGGAGGGTGATAACACCGTTATCAAAAGCCGTGCGGTTGATGAAAGCGGCTATGTGCAACCTGAACGCGAGGCGTTAATTGCTCGGCGTGGGAGGCATGGTTATTTTCATTACAACGCTATAGTCAGCTGGAAAATTTCGGCGCAGGGCGACATCAGTCATGTTTATTGA
- a CDS encoding LysR family transcriptional regulator, whose translation MDKLNNMRVFCRIVELGTFAAVAREMNLSAMMISKYVAQLEQSLGVVLLNRTTRSLNLTEAGEAYYTRSKQLLEDLAELDEATAQLGGSVKGVMKISAPIDFGGIYMVPAIEAYQKEYPDVKILMSLDNKYQNLRDGLFDMVIVVTDCLDQGVVARKITSTELGTYASPEYIARHGAPETLADLSAHRCLHYVNTPHGDYWVFNNNGKTEKIKIDWYFATNNGRALSQAATMGMGIMRAPKLSVHDYLQQGRLVEVLHDYRIPSLSVYATYLQRRFYPAKLSSFVDFLIKYFARQY comes from the coding sequence ATGGATAAGTTAAACAATATGCGTGTTTTTTGTCGTATTGTGGAGTTGGGTACTTTTGCAGCGGTCGCCAGGGAGATGAATCTGTCTGCGATGATGATTAGCAAATACGTCGCCCAGCTTGAACAGTCCTTAGGGGTTGTGTTGTTGAATAGGACTACCCGAAGCTTGAATTTAACGGAAGCGGGAGAAGCCTATTACACCAGAAGTAAGCAATTACTGGAAGATCTGGCCGAACTCGATGAAGCCACGGCTCAATTGGGAGGCAGCGTTAAAGGGGTCATGAAAATTAGCGCACCGATTGATTTCGGGGGGATCTACATGGTGCCTGCTATCGAGGCTTATCAAAAAGAATACCCGGATGTGAAAATTTTGATGTCTCTGGACAACAAATATCAAAATCTAAGGGATGGCTTGTTTGATATGGTGATTGTCGTCACCGATTGCCTGGATCAGGGAGTCGTGGCCCGAAAAATTACCTCGACCGAACTAGGCACTTATGCGTCGCCTGAATATATCGCCCGGCATGGCGCTCCCGAGACCTTGGCGGATTTGTCCGCTCATCGTTGTTTGCATTATGTCAATACGCCGCATGGCGATTACTGGGTATTCAATAACAACGGCAAGACAGAGAAAATTAAGATCGATTGGTATTTCGCCACCAATAATGGTCGGGCATTGTCGCAAGCGGCTACGATGGGTATGGGAATCATGCGGGCCCCGAAGCTGTCGGTGCATGATTATTTGCAGCAAGGCCGCCTGGTGGAAGTCTTGCATGACTACCGAATTCCGTCCTTGTCGGTCTACGCGACTTATTTGCAAAGACGATTTTATCCGGCGAAATTGTCCAGCTTCGTGGATTTTTTAATTAAATATTTTGCTCGGCAGTATTGA
- a CDS encoding IS4 family transposase has protein sequence MSTISLLHHLIKLALPELHRTRLKSLMATVEAGLTGASVSLTALGRALSGPSYIKHKIKRIDRLLGNPNLKSERQKLYGVMTQWSLQSLSLPLILIDWSPLTADQSQQLLRAALPTGGRTITLYEEVHPRKKLGNPKVQQQFLRRLQELLPPGVPPIIVADSGFRTPFFRAVEALNWHWLGRIRGRDFIAWADEPKQWLPAKSLHARATRKAKCLGKALWVRSNPLPGTLVAFYRAPKHRKDLTVQHRPAQSRSSRKQATREKEPWLLVVSPSLKDYTPVDVVNYYRSRMQIEEGFRDTKSAHYGADLTQDSRINAERRANLLLIAALIIFALWLIGLGLKGTAIERQIKVCSNRDRSPYSVIFLARIACQYVVFELQENLLEHAQALLVGYFSTLEKA, from the coding sequence ATGTCGACCATCAGTTTACTCCATCATTTGATCAAACTGGCACTTCCTGAGCTTCATCGAACCCGGCTTAAATCGCTCATGGCGACCGTAGAGGCTGGCTTGACAGGCGCCTCGGTATCGCTAACGGCCCTGGGGCGCGCACTTTCCGGCCCGTCTTATATCAAACACAAAATCAAGCGCATCGACCGTCTCCTCGGCAATCCCAATCTCAAGTCTGAGCGCCAAAAGCTCTATGGGGTCATGACACAGTGGTCATTACAGTCATTGTCCTTACCTTTGATTCTTATCGACTGGTCACCGCTCACCGCCGATCAAAGTCAACAGTTATTACGCGCGGCGCTACCGACCGGCGGTCGTACCATTACCTTATACGAGGAAGTCCACCCACGCAAAAAACTGGGGAACCCCAAGGTTCAACAGCAGTTTCTGCGTCGTCTTCAGGAACTGCTTCCGCCCGGCGTTCCCCCCATCATTGTCGCCGACTCCGGGTTTCGCACCCCGTTTTTTCGGGCCGTCGAAGCCCTCAATTGGCATTGGTTGGGTCGGATTCGCGGCCGAGATTTTATCGCTTGGGCCGATGAGCCCAAGCAATGGCTCCCCGCCAAATCCTTGCATGCTCGCGCTACACGCAAAGCCAAATGCCTGGGTAAGGCTCTTTGGGTTCGCAGCAATCCGTTACCCGGGACCTTAGTCGCGTTTTACCGTGCCCCCAAACATCGTAAAGATCTGACAGTTCAACACCGCCCCGCTCAATCCAGATCCAGTCGGAAACAGGCGACACGCGAAAAAGAGCCCTGGTTACTGGTCGTTTCGCCCTCGTTGAAGGATTATACGCCGGTTGATGTCGTGAATTATTATCGTTCCCGCATGCAAATCGAGGAAGGTTTCCGAGACACGAAAAGCGCGCATTATGGCGCCGACTTAACTCAAGACAGCCGAATAAACGCCGAACGACGTGCGAATTTATTATTGATTGCAGCGCTTATCATTTTTGCGCTTTGGCTGATTGGGCTGGGCTTGAAAGGCACTGCCATCGAACGGCAAATCAAAGTCTGCAGCAATCGTGATCGTTCACCTTATTCGGTCATTTTTCTTGCTCGTATCGCCTGTCAATATGTGGTATTTGAGTTGCAGGAAAATTTATTGGAACACGCTCAAGCTCTCTTGGTTGGTTATTTCAGCACCCTGGAAAAAGCGTAA